ATCCCAAGTAAAGGACCTTTTCTTAATTTCACCTCTCAATCTTTTATGGGAAATGAAGAGTTATGCGGCGATTTTCTTTCCGGCCTTGTATGACTAGGTCATTTCATCAGTCAAGAAGAAGCAAATTGCTACTGATTATACTTGTCCCATTAGGAGCTTCACTGATGGTTCTTGCTTCAATAGTTGTGTTTATGTTAAGGAGACGTGGGAACAGAAACGTTCCAACTCAAGCCGAATCCTTACCTGCAAGAACAACATTAGCAAGGATTTCATACATTGAAGTTGAAAGGGCAACTCAAGGGTTCGACCAATGCAACTTGCTAGGCTTTGGAggttatggctctgtttacaagGGAATCTTTGCAAATGGGATGGTCTTGGCAATCAAAGTGTTTAATTTACAGATTGAAGGTGCATTCAAGAGTTTTGATTCTGAATGTGAAGTTTTACGGAACCTTTGCCATAGGAATCTTACCAAAGTTATCACCAGTTGTACTAACTTGGATTTTAAAGCTTTACTTCTAGAGTACATGCCCAATGGAAGCCTTGAGCAGTGGTTACATTCTGATGGTTACTTCTTGAATATGATCCAAAGATTAGACATAATGATCGATGTTGCATCTGCTTTGGAATATCTCTATCATGGTTATGCCACAGTCGCTGTACATAGTGACTTGAAGCCTAGCAACGTCTTGCTAGACGAAAGGCTGATTGGACATGTGAGTGACTTTGGCCTGGCCAAGTTATTGGGAGAAGGGGAATCTATTGCTCATACTAAAACACTTGCTACAGTGGGCTACATTTCACCAGGTAAATTTCTTTTCATCCTTTCATAATTGCATATTAGTTTACTGGTTCTAATGTTCTGTATCACAGTAGAATTGGGTAAAAGCTTGAGTGGATAgattaatttaagaaaatataacATATCACAGATTAAGCATGAAAAAAACGTTATTGAAAACATCAAAATATGACTATGTCAAACTCTATATTCATGCATCGACGAagataaagaaaaagaaacttgTGGTCATATCgtatcaatcttttttttttaatcaaaagttTCCCCAGAGGAGATTAAATAGATAAGCCAAAGGAACATAGAGGGGGCTATTCCTGACCTCTGCAATACAAATATACAATACTAGGAATGACGAATTCATCCTTACACTCTAGCTTACcagagaaaagaagaaaatgaaaaaaaaagggttgCTCCTCATCAATGAAGCATACAAAAAGATATCTAGATTCTTGGATTTTTAAAGCAAACAGAGACTCTAGTGATTTTGGAATCGTACCTGAAAGAATGTTATTGGATAGATTCGCAGataccaaacttatcattttcccGAGTGACTCTGGAATTGATCATTGCAACTCATTAGCCAGGATTTCATACATTGAAGTTGAAAGGGCAACTCAAGGGTTCGACCAATGCAACTTGCTAGGTTGTGGAggttatggctctgtttacaagGGCATCTTTGAAAATGGGATGGTTTGGGCAATCAAAGTGTTTAATTTACAGATTGAAGATGCATTCAAGAGTTTTGATTCCGAATGCGAAGTTTTATGCAACCTTCGCGATAAGAATCTTATCAAAGTTATCACCAGTTGTACTAACTTGGATTTTAAAGCTTAACTTTTGGAGTACATGCCCAATGGAAGCCTGGAGCAGTGGTTACATTCTGATGGTTACTTCTTGAATATGATCCAAAGATTAAACATAATGATCGATGTTGCATTTGCTTTG
Above is a genomic segment from Lycium barbarum isolate Lr01 chromosome 12, ASM1917538v2, whole genome shotgun sequence containing:
- the LOC132621521 gene encoding probable LRR receptor-like serine/threonine-protein kinase At3g47570 isoform X2 is translated as MRRFSFRPCMTRSFHQSRRSKLLLIILVPLGASLMVLASIVVFMLRRRGNRNVPTQAESLPARTTLARISYIEVERATQGFDQCNLLGFGGYGSVYKGIFANGMVLAIKVFNLQIEGAFKSFDSECEVLRNLCHRNLTKVITSCTNLDFKALLLEYMPNGSLEQWLHSDGYFLNMIQRLDIMIDVASALEYLYHGYATVAVHSDLKPSNVLLDERLIGHVSDFGLAKLLGEGESIAHTKTLATVGYISPDSQIPNLSFSRVTLELIIATH
- the LOC132621521 gene encoding probable LRR receptor-like serine/threonine-protein kinase At3g47570 isoform X1; amino-acid sequence: MRRFSFRPCMTRSFHQSRRSKLLLIILVPLGASLMVLASIVVFMLRRRGNRNVPTQAESLPARTTLARISYIEVERATQGFDQCNLLGFGGYGSVYKGIFANGMVLAIKVFNLQIEGAFKSFDSECEVLRNLCHRNLTKVITSCTNLDFKALLLEYMPNGSLEQWLHSDGYFLNMIQRLDIMIDVASALEYLYHGYATVAVHSDLKPSNVLLDERLIGHVSDFGLAKLLGEGESIAHTKTLATVGYISPDTKLIIFPSDSGIDHCNSLARISYIEVERATQGFDQCNLLGCGGYGSVYKGIFENGMVWAIKVFNLQIEDAFKSFDSECEVLCNLRDKNLIKVITSCTNLDFKA